In Trueperaceae bacterium, a single genomic region encodes these proteins:
- the radA gene encoding DNA repair protein RadA, producing the protein MAKALSEYVCDACGAKSPAPMGRCPTCGAWDTMREVAPARGGPPGAPTGGASRAAPAARVTRLDAVEDLAHARIPSGDAEVDRVLGGGWVRGAALLLAGDPGVGKSTLLLQLARHAADAGRSVTYVAGEESLEQVKLRAARVGVAGALRVTRETDAHAIAAHVAAEAPAMVVVDSIQTLRVGDDGVPGSPTQVRDGTAVVAAAAKAAGSTVLFIGHVTKQGTIAGPKVVEHMVDATFALESAAGFRVLRAHKNRFGPVGEVGVFDMREDGMRAVANPSAAFLAERPEGVPGSVVVAALEGQRALLLEVQALASKSPYATPKRVVQGLDARRVDVVLAVLERRADLPLDGLDVFVNVAGGLRLTDPGADLAVAMAVWSAVTNRALPSDAAVVGEIGLAGEIRSVAHLERRRAEANRAGFATLLGPRHEALDGGGHARLGEALAAVAGPARAGAA; encoded by the coding sequence ATGGCGAAAGCGTTGAGCGAGTACGTCTGCGACGCCTGCGGCGCGAAGTCCCCCGCGCCGATGGGGCGCTGCCCGACGTGCGGCGCGTGGGACACCATGCGCGAGGTCGCCCCCGCGCGCGGCGGCCCGCCCGGCGCCCCGACCGGCGGGGCGTCCCGCGCCGCGCCCGCCGCCCGCGTCACCCGCCTCGACGCGGTCGAGGACCTCGCGCACGCCCGCATTCCGTCCGGCGACGCGGAGGTCGACCGGGTCCTCGGCGGCGGTTGGGTGCGCGGCGCCGCGCTGTTGCTGGCGGGCGACCCGGGGGTCGGCAAGTCCACGCTCCTGCTGCAGCTCGCCCGCCACGCCGCCGACGCCGGCCGCAGCGTGACGTACGTCGCCGGCGAGGAGTCGCTCGAGCAGGTCAAGCTCCGCGCCGCCCGCGTCGGGGTGGCGGGCGCCCTCCGGGTGACGCGCGAGACCGACGCCCACGCGATCGCCGCGCACGTCGCGGCGGAGGCGCCGGCCATGGTCGTCGTCGACAGCATCCAGACGCTGCGCGTCGGGGACGACGGGGTGCCGGGCAGCCCCACGCAGGTGCGCGACGGGACCGCCGTCGTCGCCGCCGCCGCGAAGGCGGCGGGCAGCACCGTGCTGTTCATCGGGCACGTCACGAAGCAGGGCACGATCGCCGGCCCGAAGGTCGTCGAACACATGGTGGACGCCACCTTCGCGCTGGAGTCCGCCGCCGGCTTCCGGGTGCTGCGCGCCCACAAGAACCGCTTCGGTCCGGTCGGCGAGGTCGGCGTGTTCGACATGCGCGAGGACGGCATGCGGGCGGTCGCGAACCCGTCCGCGGCGTTCCTCGCCGAACGCCCCGAGGGCGTCCCCGGCTCCGTCGTCGTCGCCGCCCTCGAGGGGCAACGCGCGCTGCTGCTCGAGGTGCAGGCGCTCGCCAGCAAGAGCCCCTACGCGACCCCCAAACGCGTCGTCCAGGGCCTCGACGCCCGCCGCGTCGACGTCGTCCTCGCCGTCCTCGAGCGCCGCGCCGACCTGCCCCTCGACGGGCTCGACGTGTTCGTGAACGTCGCGGGCGGCTTGCGCCTCACCGACCCCGGCGCGGACCTCGCGGTCGCGATGGCGGTCTGGTCGGCGGTCACGAACCGCGCCCTCCCGAGCGACGCGGCGGTCGTCGGCGAGATCGGTCTCGCCGGCGAAATCCGCAGCGTCGCGCACCTCGAACGCCGCCGCGCGGAGGCGAACCGGGCGGGCTTCGCGACGCTGCTCGGGCCGCGCCACGAGGCGCTCGACGGCGGCGGTCACGCCCGCCTCGGGGAGGCGCTCGCCGCCGTCGCCGGCCCCGCGCGGGCGGGGGCCGCGTGA
- a CDS encoding glycine--tRNA ligase subunit alpha, whose protein sequence is MLFQDILLTLDRFWSDQGCVLAPPHDGEVGAGTFYPTTFLRALGPTPWRVAGIAPSRRPTDGRYGDNPYRFQYFAQYQVVLKPSPADVQRTYLDSLEALGIRADAHDVRFVEDNWESPTLGAWGLGWEVWMDGMEITQFTYFQAVGGQACAPVSVELTYGLERIAMYLQGVDHAFDIETAPGVRLGDLRRDAEVQHSRYNFEASDPALQRDLFERYEAEARRLLADDLVHPGYDFVLKASHAFNLLDARGALSQTERQAYVQRIRRLAEATASAYLAEPDGAGDGEAA, encoded by the coding sequence ATGCTGTTCCAAGACATCCTGCTCACCCTCGACCGTTTCTGGTCGGACCAGGGCTGCGTGCTCGCGCCTCCGCACGACGGCGAGGTCGGGGCGGGCACGTTCTACCCGACGACGTTCCTGCGGGCGCTCGGCCCGACCCCGTGGCGGGTGGCGGGCATCGCCCCGTCCCGCCGCCCGACCGACGGGCGCTACGGCGACAACCCGTACCGCTTTCAGTACTTCGCGCAGTACCAGGTGGTCCTCAAGCCCAGCCCCGCCGACGTACAGCGGACCTACCTCGACAGCCTCGAGGCGCTGGGGATCCGCGCCGACGCGCACGACGTGCGCTTCGTGGAGGACAACTGGGAGTCGCCGACCCTCGGAGCGTGGGGGCTCGGGTGGGAGGTCTGGATGGACGGGATGGAGATCACGCAGTTCACGTACTTCCAGGCGGTCGGGGGGCAGGCGTGCGCGCCGGTGTCGGTGGAGTTGACGTACGGCCTGGAGCGCATCGCGATGTACCTGCAGGGCGTCGATCACGCCTTCGACATCGAGACGGCGCCCGGCGTGCGGCTCGGGGACCTGCGGCGCGACGCGGAGGTGCAGCACAGCCGCTACAACTTCGAGGCGAGCGACCCGGCGTTGCAGCGCGACCTGTTCGAGCGCTACGAGGCCGAAGCGCGGCGCCTGCTGGCCGACGACCTGGTGCATCCGGGGTACGACTTCGTGCTGAAGGCGTCGCACGCCTTCAACCTGCTCGATGCGCGGGGGGCGCTGTCGCAGACCGAACGCCAGGCGTACGTGCAGCGCATCCGCCGCCTCGCGGAGGCGACCGCGTCGGCGTACCTCGCCGAGCCCGACGGCGCGGGCGACGGGGAGGCCGCCTGA
- the glyS gene encoding glycine--tRNA ligase subunit beta, translating into MATLLFEIGTEELPSWYVTQGREALAALAAERLEAARLPFGGVEAYATPRRLAILVRDLADASERRVERRRGPAASVAFGEDGAPSAAAVGFARGQGVAPEALVVEETDKGAYVFAEVATGGVPAAELLPELLAGLVRDLPAPRKMRWGEVETPFVRPVAWLTARLDDAVVPVEVAGRRAEGGTYGHRVHAPGAVALDAPEGYVAALRDAWVMVDPDARRTATREAVAAAAEAEGLTPAWTDALLDEVVDLVEWPVAILGRFDARYLALPDVVLSTVMIHHQRFVPLARPDGALADAFVGVSNTDPRDPAVVRRGYEAVLDGRLYDARFFWDADRGSTLAHHAWGLSGIAFQRDLGTIADKVARVGVGVERLADRLGVPDDVRRTVEAARPLLRADAATEMVGELPELAGEMGRAYALEEGLPEPVAQALLDGVRPTTAGGTLPEGEAGALLAAADRADTLLGFFALGKRPSGSADPFALRRAAGALARIAAHRAWDVPLRDLVAAVAGAYDGGPVEVDDGVVDAVTAFTWERVAQLLAAEGVDVLAVRAATADGPSVIEAARRAHLLVALEGSATFAALRATYKRAANLADGAPEGVAVDPERFETPEAEALHAALGPARDAVAALRAEVGEQLPPWSLGAGPTQPPAPGAGA; encoded by the coding sequence ATGGCGACGTTGCTGTTCGAGATCGGGACCGAGGAGCTGCCCTCCTGGTACGTGACGCAGGGTCGCGAAGCGCTCGCGGCGCTCGCCGCGGAGCGGCTCGAGGCCGCCCGCCTGCCCTTCGGGGGGGTGGAGGCGTACGCGACGCCGCGCCGCTTGGCGATCCTCGTGCGCGACCTGGCGGACGCCAGCGAGCGGCGCGTGGAGCGCCGGCGGGGGCCGGCGGCGTCGGTGGCGTTCGGGGAGGACGGCGCCCCGAGCGCCGCGGCGGTCGGCTTCGCGCGGGGCCAGGGGGTGGCGCCCGAGGCGTTGGTGGTGGAGGAGACCGACAAGGGGGCGTACGTGTTCGCGGAGGTCGCGACCGGGGGCGTGCCGGCGGCCGAGCTGCTGCCGGAGCTGTTGGCGGGCCTGGTGCGCGACCTGCCGGCGCCGCGCAAGATGCGGTGGGGGGAGGTCGAGACGCCGTTCGTGCGGCCGGTGGCGTGGTTGACGGCCCGCCTCGACGACGCGGTGGTGCCCGTGGAGGTCGCGGGTCGGCGCGCGGAGGGGGGGACGTACGGGCACCGCGTGCACGCGCCCGGGGCGGTGGCGCTCGACGCGCCCGAGGGGTACGTCGCGGCCCTGCGCGACGCGTGGGTGATGGTCGATCCCGACGCGCGGCGGACCGCGACGCGCGAGGCGGTGGCGGCGGCGGCGGAGGCCGAGGGCCTCACGCCGGCGTGGACCGACGCGCTGCTGGACGAGGTGGTGGACCTGGTCGAGTGGCCGGTCGCGATCCTCGGGCGGTTCGACGCGCGGTACCTGGCGTTGCCCGACGTGGTGTTGTCGACGGTGATGATCCACCACCAGCGGTTCGTGCCGCTGGCGCGGCCGGACGGCGCGCTGGCGGACGCGTTCGTCGGGGTGTCCAACACCGACCCCCGCGACCCGGCGGTGGTGCGGCGCGGCTACGAGGCGGTCCTCGACGGTCGGCTGTACGACGCGCGCTTCTTCTGGGACGCCGACCGCGGCAGCACCCTCGCGCACCACGCCTGGGGCCTGTCGGGGATCGCCTTCCAGCGGGACCTGGGGACGATCGCGGACAAGGTCGCTCGGGTCGGGGTGGGGGTCGAGCGTCTCGCCGACCGCCTCGGCGTGCCGGACGACGTGCGCCGGACGGTGGAGGCGGCGCGGCCGCTGTTGCGGGCGGACGCCGCGACGGAGATGGTTGGCGAACTGCCGGAGTTGGCGGGCGAGATGGGGCGCGCGTACGCCCTCGAGGAGGGGCTGCCCGAGCCGGTCGCGCAGGCGTTGCTGGACGGCGTTCGGCCCACGACGGCGGGGGGGACGCTGCCCGAGGGGGAGGCGGGGGCGCTGTTGGCGGCGGCCGACCGGGCCGACACGCTGTTGGGGTTCTTCGCGCTCGGGAAGCGCCCGAGCGGGTCCGCGGACCCGTTCGCGTTGCGGCGGGCGGCGGGTGCGTTGGCGCGCATCGCCGCCCACCGGGCGTGGGACGTGCCGCTGCGCGACCTGGTCGCGGCGGTGGCGGGCGCCTACGACGGGGGGCCCGTGGAGGTCGACGACGGGGTCGTGGACGCCGTCACGGCGTTCACGTGGGAGCGCGTGGCGCAGCTGTTGGCGGCGGAGGGGGTCGACGTGCTCGCGGTGCGGGCCGCGACGGCGGACGGCCCGTCGGTGATCGAGGCGGCCCGCCGCGCGCACCTGCTGGTGGCGCTGGAGGGCAGCGCGACGTTCGCGGCGCTGCGCGCGACGTACAAGCGGGCCGCGAACCTGGCCGACGGCGCGCCGGAGGGCGTCGCGGTCGACCCCGAGCGGTTCGAGACGCCCGAGGCCGAGGCCCTCCACGCCGCCTTGGGCCCGGCCCGCGACGCCGTCGCGGCGCTCCGGGCGGAGGTCGGCGAGCAGCTGCCGCCCTGGTCGTTGGGGGCGGGGCCCACCCAGCCGCCCGCGCCGGGCGCGGGGGCGG
- a CDS encoding ATP-dependent Clp protease ATP-binding subunit, which produces MNRYDDRARLVFAFAREEGAKMGHAMIGPEHLLLGLLREGGTAATVLGEFGATLEGIRAQVEEMVGRGDGLPRNEAAAITPRARRVMELAGSEARSLGSNVIATEHILLGIVREGDGVAFRILQTLTRDVDTIRWRVLAAADPKKQGEREPDTPALDEYARDLTAEARETRLDPVIGRTEEIRRVIQILSRRTKNNPVLIGEPGVGKTAIVEGLAQAVVDGSVPPNLESMRVLSIDLSNVVAGTKYRGEFEERLRTIIEELKTAKVVAFIDELHTLVGAGGAEGTLDAANILKPPLSRGEVQVIGATTTGEYHRYIEKDAALERRFQPVIVLEPTPEESLEILHGLREKYEAHHGVVLPPAILEASVRYGERSLPGRNFPDKAIDLIDEAASRARLNVSLGFPVPTEEDGTPIVGREDLEAVVEAWGGIYEGDDDGSKLAGIDDRLRRSVVGQDDAIDALAAALRRARVGLGGRARVSASFLFVGPSGVGKTFLAKQLAVHLFGSERALVRLDMSEYQEGHAISKLIGAPPGYVGHEQGGRLTEAVRRQPFSVVLLDEIEKAHPDVYNAFLQVLDDGRLTDGQGRMVDFRRVILIMTSNTGFNRGPAVGFQDEGVRDVEAPLGAIFSPEFLDRLDEVIAFKTFDRSGILHITGRMLDEIRAELESRDVEVSFAPEVAGWLVERMPAGESARPLRAVLREHVEDPLSLELLAGGSDEPIVVTVEDDELRFSRPVPVV; this is translated from the coding sequence ATGAACCGCTACGACGACCGCGCCCGCCTCGTGTTCGCCTTCGCGCGCGAAGAGGGCGCCAAGATGGGCCACGCGATGATCGGTCCCGAGCACCTCCTGCTCGGCTTGCTGCGCGAGGGGGGCACCGCCGCCACCGTGCTCGGCGAGTTCGGTGCGACGCTCGAAGGGATCCGCGCGCAGGTCGAGGAGATGGTCGGGCGCGGCGACGGGCTGCCCCGCAACGAGGCCGCCGCCATCACGCCCCGCGCGCGCCGCGTCATGGAGCTCGCCGGCAGCGAGGCGCGCAGCCTCGGCAGCAACGTCATCGCCACCGAACACATCCTGCTCGGCATCGTCCGCGAGGGCGACGGGGTCGCCTTCCGCATCCTGCAGACCCTGACGCGCGACGTCGACACGATCCGCTGGCGGGTCCTCGCCGCCGCCGACCCGAAGAAGCAGGGCGAACGCGAACCGGACACGCCGGCGCTCGACGAGTACGCCCGCGACCTGACCGCCGAAGCCCGCGAGACGCGCCTCGACCCCGTCATCGGGCGCACCGAGGAGATCCGTCGCGTCATCCAGATCCTCTCGCGCCGCACGAAGAACAACCCCGTCCTCATCGGCGAACCGGGGGTCGGCAAGACCGCGATCGTCGAGGGCCTCGCGCAGGCGGTCGTCGACGGGTCCGTGCCGCCCAACCTGGAGTCGATGCGGGTGTTGTCGATCGACCTCAGCAACGTCGTGGCGGGCACGAAGTACCGCGGCGAGTTCGAGGAGCGCCTGCGCACGATCATCGAGGAACTCAAGACCGCGAAGGTCGTCGCCTTCATCGACGAGCTGCACACCCTCGTCGGGGCCGGCGGCGCGGAGGGCACCCTCGACGCGGCGAACATCCTCAAGCCGCCCCTCTCGCGCGGCGAGGTGCAGGTCATCGGCGCGACGACGACCGGCGAGTACCACCGCTACATCGAGAAGGACGCCGCCCTCGAGCGGCGCTTCCAACCGGTGATCGTGCTCGAGCCCACCCCCGAGGAGTCGCTGGAGATCCTGCACGGGTTGCGCGAGAAGTACGAAGCCCACCACGGCGTCGTGCTGCCCCCCGCCATCCTCGAGGCGTCGGTCCGCTACGGCGAACGCAGCCTCCCGGGGCGCAACTTCCCCGACAAGGCGATCGACCTGATCGACGAGGCCGCCTCCCGCGCCCGCCTCAACGTCAGCCTCGGCTTCCCCGTCCCCACCGAGGAGGACGGCACCCCCATCGTCGGGCGCGAGGACCTCGAGGCGGTCGTCGAGGCGTGGGGCGGCATCTACGAGGGGGACGACGACGGCAGCAAGCTCGCCGGCATCGACGACCGACTGCGGCGCAGCGTCGTCGGGCAGGACGACGCGATCGACGCGCTCGCCGCCGCCCTGCGCCGCGCCCGCGTCGGGCTCGGCGGGCGGGCGCGGGTCTCCGCCTCGTTCCTGTTCGTCGGGCCGTCGGGGGTCGGTAAGACCTTCCTCGCCAAGCAGTTGGCGGTCCACCTCTTCGGCAGCGAACGGGCGCTGGTGCGGCTCGACATGAGCGAGTACCAGGAGGGCCACGCCATCAGCAAACTGATCGGGGCGCCCCCCGGGTACGTCGGGCACGAACAGGGCGGACGCCTCACCGAAGCGGTCCGCCGGCAACCGTTCAGCGTCGTGCTCCTCGACGAGATCGAGAAGGCGCACCCCGACGTCTACAACGCATTCCTGCAGGTCCTCGACGACGGGCGCCTCACCGACGGGCAGGGCCGCATGGTGGACTTCCGGCGCGTCATCCTGATCATGACCAGCAACACCGGCTTCAACCGCGGGCCGGCGGTCGGCTTCCAGGACGAAGGGGTCCGCGACGTCGAGGCGCCGCTCGGCGCGATCTTCTCGCCGGAGTTCCTCGACCGCCTCGACGAGGTCATCGCCTTCAAGACGTTCGACCGGTCCGGCATCCTGCACATCACCGGGCGGATGCTCGACGAGATCCGCGCGGAGCTCGAGTCCCGCGACGTCGAGGTCAGTTTCGCGCCGGAGGTCGCCGGGTGGCTCGTCGAACGCATGCCGGCCGGCGAAAGCGCCCGCCCGCTGCGGGCGGTCCTCCGCGAGCACGTCGAGGACCCCCTCTCGCTCGAGCTGCTCGCCGGGGGGAGCGACGAACCGATCGTCGTCACGGTCGAGGACGACGAACTGCGCTTCTCGCGCCCGGTTCCCGTCGTCTGA